A single genomic interval of Bacteroidales bacterium harbors:
- a CDS encoding PKD domain-containing protein translates to MTGRATILLIIILSGSGRVFAQNDYTIAPVDFNSRAKELGVAFFRNGLVFCSDRRTDFLTTYTDYNQEPLTNLYFSEQKKNGGFSNPSLLAKELTTFMYEGPACFSADNRAIYFTRSMDISTRNKNKARTDTTLGIFTARSVNNRWGGTASLNFNSNAYNSAYPCISEDGNTLFFCSDMPGGKGGYDIYSCSQRGGNWSKPVNLGPNINTAKNEVFPYLMNNGKLYFASRGLKDGDDLDIYYTWQDNGEWQKPVRLPVPFNSNFDDYGVIFNPTSDTAYFVSNRMGNADIFAVYSTLPAFSNCPEQKENDYCFVFYESNSGDVDTASFDYEWNLGDGTKINAIEAEHCFARPGTYHVELNIIDKITKDVMVSQASYDFTVEKIEQPYIAVSDTVTAGAEATLTGRESYLKNTTIQNYYWDFGDGSRFHGSDARHTWNKTGTYSVVLGVTGKDNSNAETSNCISRKIVVVNRRN, encoded by the coding sequence ATGACTGGAAGAGCAACTATATTATTGATTATTATTTTGTCAGGATCGGGCAGGGTCTTTGCACAGAACGACTATACAATTGCCCCGGTTGATTTCAATTCCCGCGCAAAAGAACTGGGAGTCGCTTTTTTCAGGAACGGACTTGTATTCTGCTCCGATCGCAGAACCGATTTTCTGACCACCTATACCGATTACAACCAGGAACCCCTGACGAATCTTTATTTTTCGGAACAGAAGAAAAACGGGGGCTTTTCAAATCCTTCATTACTGGCAAAGGAACTCACAACCTTCATGTATGAAGGCCCTGCATGTTTCAGTGCGGATAACCGGGCGATATATTTCACCCGCAGCATGGATATCTCAACGCGTAATAAAAACAAAGCACGGACAGATACTACGCTTGGAATATTCACGGCCCGCAGTGTAAATAACCGGTGGGGCGGAACAGCATCACTGAATTTTAACAGCAATGCCTATAATTCTGCATATCCGTGCATTTCGGAGGACGGTAATACGTTATTCTTTTGTTCAGACATGCCAGGCGGAAAAGGAGGGTATGATATCTATTCATGCAGCCAGCGTGGAGGTAATTGGAGCAAGCCGGTGAACCTGGGGCCGAATATCAATACAGCCAAAAACGAGGTGTTTCCCTATTTGATGAATAACGGCAAACTCTATTTTGCATCCAGGGGATTAAAAGACGGGGATGATCTCGATATTTATTATACCTGGCAGGACAATGGCGAATGGCAGAAACCTGTCAGGCTCCCTGTGCCGTTTAACAGTAATTTTGACGATTATGGCGTGATATTTAACCCGACTTCCGATACAGCTTATTTTGTTTCAAACCGCATGGGGAATGCTGATATTTTTGCCGTGTATTCGACATTGCCGGCTTTCTCGAACTGCCCTGAACAGAAAGAAAACGATTACTGTTTTGTTTTTTATGAATCAAACAGCGGTGATGTAGACACGGCTTCATTTGACTATGAATGGAACCTGGGCGACGGCACCAAAATAAACGCTATTGAAGCAGAGCATTGTTTTGCCCGGCCGGGTACATACCATGTAGAACTGAATATCATTGACAAGATCACTAAAGACGTCATGGTAAGCCAGGCCAGTTATGATTTCACCGTGGAGAAAATTGAACAGCCTTACATTGCAGTATCGGATACAGTAACAGCAGGTGCAGAAGCCACACTTACAGGCCGAGAGTCATACCTTAAAAATACAACCATTCAGAACTATTATTGGGATTTCGGTGATGGTTCCCGCTTCCATGGCTCCGATGCACGGCATACTTGGAATAAAACAGGTACGTACTCTGTCGTCCTTGGAGTTACCGGAAAAGACAATTCAAATGCCGAAACAAGCAATTGCATCAGCCGCAAGATCGTTGTGGTTAACCGCCGGAATTAA
- a CDS encoding PorP/SprF family type IX secretion system membrane protein — MRILSVILFCLALAGLLNAQEKAILYGHYSFNGLAINPAYTGSHDMLSIGLSHRSQWVGFEGAPSFNVAAIHAPYKNTHMALGLLVMNESIGLRNFTGIYFNYAYRMQVGAGKLSLGLKGGIGTGKIQGLDLGDDLVFSQNANSYLLPNFGVGAYYYTRNFYAGLSVPLLMHYKSEGNGEVTAYHSFSNYIYYLTTGLKISLAQDWQVHPSALVMYDKADKAVVNGGMGLLYKDVFEIGASYRSSKAVIALVDIKLNYQIKLGVAYEYGMSEINNYNRNSFEVALEYNFGYRIKSSNPTVF, encoded by the coding sequence ATGAGAATTTTATCCGTCATACTTTTTTGCCTGGCTCTTGCCGGGTTGCTGAATGCCCAGGAAAAAGCCATTCTTTACGGACATTACTCATTCAATGGCCTTGCCATTAACCCTGCCTATACAGGCAGTCACGACATGCTGAGCATTGGACTTTCACACAGGTCGCAATGGGTAGGCTTTGAAGGAGCTCCTTCATTTAATGTTGCGGCAATTCACGCGCCCTACAAAAACACGCACATGGCCCTGGGTTTATTGGTAATGAATGAAAGTATCGGCTTAAGGAATTTTACGGGAATTTATTTCAATTATGCTTACCGGATGCAAGTAGGCGCAGGCAAGCTTTCTCTCGGGCTCAAAGGGGGCATAGGCACCGGTAAAATACAGGGTCTTGACCTGGGTGATGACCTTGTGTTCAGCCAGAATGCAAACAGCTATCTTCTTCCGAACTTTGGTGTGGGAGCCTATTATTATACACGAAATTTCTATGCAGGCCTTTCAGTTCCCCTGCTGATGCATTATAAATCAGAGGGTAACGGCGAAGTGACTGCTTATCATAGCTTCAGTAATTACATCTACTATCTTACAACGGGGTTGAAAATTTCGCTGGCACAGGACTGGCAGGTGCATCCTTCTGCCCTTGTAATGTATGATAAGGCAGATAAAGCTGTTGTAAACGGCGGAATGGGATTACTTTATAAGGATGTGTTTGAAATCGGGGCTTCTTACAGAAGCAGCAAAGCAGTTATAGCCCTTGTGGATATAAAACTCAATTACCAGATTAAACTGGGCGTTGCTTATGAATACGGCATGAGTGAAATCAATAATTACAACCGCAATTCATTTGAAGTAGCGCTTGAATATAATTTCGGTTACCGGATTAAATCTTCTAATCCTACTGTGTTCTGA
- a CDS encoding gliding motility-associated C-terminal domain-containing protein: MGRLFFILSGIFCLFQISYSQQITLTGESPNYFLKVNTVFSNGIKVSETTPGQLDQFTEGDKVIVIQMTGATLVSNPGFETNSSQLKDSLRNTGKFEILQVAEIVKGADTTIYFTHDFNNKYNAGEKIQAVKIIEGETITVTGTLTAKAWDGNTGGILAILGIDTVKLADNSVIDASGKGFRGGAVPSDIYPEGVCRLDISAVVKDTLYFRTTDLKRAGFKGEGIISVSWPYTRGRAFNLNGGGSGSGLFSGGGGGSNYLGGGDGGQQSNYCTSPLSVKGGMGGLACYEMYMDGLQPKVIFGGGGGSGSYKAGSTASRGGNGGGIAIIITENLVSGTNVYIKVNGENGTPLNTDGSGGGGGAGGSILLDANYVTGTAIRMQVKGGSGSSSSLSTPWCNGAGGSGSGGVFWYSGNRSPLVVLDSTGGSIGAACGPLSAAQYGSQGQKGLRIKNLVMPLTGFLFNSIRGIDTICSHQTPALITASKPKGGNGTYTYTWQQSTNKVTWNAAAGAGEMMSFQPAALTQTTYYRRIVNSYNPVTFEIISDTSRTQQVFVYPSIANNSILGTDTVCFNLDAKPVKGNISPLTGGNGTYSYIWQQSTNLTEWNNAGTSSSFDPASLTVTTHYRRIVNSTAWCSDTSSHVTIEVISSITLNDFITEDTSICENSAPGRIVLPTPAGGDGNYSYQWQSDNGTTWQSIALTSDSISYTPGILTDTISYRRIVFSGNDNACIDTSNARNIIIRPLISNNAVTGSAIQYTCFNSPIQLKGSDPANGFGPGTYAYAWEASNDNLNWLSINPSTTKDLQTTALTETRYFRRTVYSGQFYHECTDVSDPVEVRINPLPVANVKATFDTICAGSALYVKFDVAGNGPFSVSITGAGQTVSGIDIAGPVDSLAFHPALTSEYVMTSVEDDSSCMADASGFIPASPGTVYAIPVANAGEDAEICSNTISLSAVKTNPAYHGLWTGTGCTFTNDTLAGSVVTADNYGENTFTWTESNWHCSTQDYVNVTFWEHPQVPDAGPDQDLSFVYETQLAASAPSVGEGKWSILTGSAMFDNDTRPDAAVSDLSDQAKLKWTVTNGICPTESDSLLITVSPLKIPQGFTPNHDGKNDYFDIGARHAENIKIKVFNSAGVLVYESDDYCRVDICEPGDNTWSGENMNGIKLPQGTYFYVVEIKVAGKEQILQYRSFVELMW, encoded by the coding sequence TTGGGCAGGCTTTTTTTCATACTATCAGGCATTTTTTGCCTTTTTCAGATAAGCTACTCACAGCAAATTACCCTTACAGGGGAAAGTCCCAACTATTTTCTTAAAGTTAATACTGTATTTTCCAATGGAATTAAGGTTTCGGAAACGACTCCGGGCCAACTCGACCAGTTTACTGAAGGCGACAAAGTAATCGTTATCCAGATGACCGGCGCCACCCTGGTTTCGAATCCCGGTTTTGAAACCAATTCTTCCCAGCTGAAAGACAGTTTGCGCAACACCGGTAAATTCGAAATTCTGCAGGTTGCCGAAATTGTAAAGGGAGCAGATACTACCATTTATTTTACGCACGATTTCAATAATAAATATAATGCCGGTGAAAAAATCCAGGCTGTAAAGATCATTGAAGGGGAAACCATTACAGTTACAGGAACGCTTACGGCAAAAGCCTGGGATGGCAATACCGGGGGCATCCTGGCAATACTTGGTATTGATACGGTTAAGCTCGCCGATAACAGTGTTATTGATGCAAGCGGTAAAGGCTTCAGGGGTGGGGCAGTGCCTTCGGATATTTACCCCGAAGGGGTATGCCGTCTGGATATCAGCGCCGTTGTTAAGGACACGTTATATTTCCGTACGACCGATCTGAAAAGAGCCGGGTTTAAAGGTGAAGGTATCATATCAGTCTCGTGGCCCTATACCCGTGGAAGAGCATTCAATCTTAATGGCGGAGGATCCGGCAGCGGTCTCTTTTCGGGTGGCGGTGGTGGAAGCAACTACCTTGGCGGGGGAGATGGCGGACAGCAATCCAATTATTGTACATCACCCTTGTCGGTAAAAGGAGGAATGGGAGGCTTGGCCTGTTATGAAATGTATATGGACGGACTGCAACCTAAAGTTATTTTCGGAGGAGGCGGGGGAAGCGGAAGCTATAAAGCCGGTTCTACTGCTTCAAGAGGAGGAAACGGGGGAGGTATCGCCATTATTATAACCGAAAATCTTGTAAGCGGTACCAATGTTTACATTAAGGTAAACGGCGAAAACGGTACACCTCTTAATACCGACGGCAGCGGTGGAGGTGGAGGCGCGGGCGGATCCATTTTGCTCGATGCAAATTACGTAACAGGTACTGCCATCAGGATGCAGGTTAAAGGAGGCAGCGGAAGTTCAAGTTCACTCTCCACACCCTGGTGCAACGGCGCAGGCGGAAGTGGCAGTGGCGGTGTATTCTGGTATTCCGGAAACCGTTCGCCACTGGTTGTACTCGACAGCACAGGCGGATCCATTGGTGCTGCATGCGGACCATTAAGTGCTGCACAATACGGTTCACAGGGACAAAAAGGACTCAGGATAAAAAACCTGGTCATGCCGTTAACTGGTTTTCTTTTTAACAGCATAAGAGGAATTGATACCATCTGCAGTCATCAGACACCCGCTTTAATCACTGCCAGCAAACCTAAAGGAGGTAACGGAACTTATACCTATACATGGCAGCAGAGTACAAATAAGGTAACCTGGAATGCAGCCGCCGGTGCGGGTGAAATGATGTCTTTCCAGCCTGCAGCGCTTACACAGACAACCTATTACAGAAGAATCGTTAATTCCTACAACCCCGTTACTTTCGAAATAATAAGCGATACAAGCCGCACACAGCAAGTATTCGTTTACCCGTCAATCGCTAATAATTCAATACTCGGAACCGACACGGTCTGTTTTAACCTTGATGCAAAACCTGTAAAAGGGAATATTTCACCACTTACAGGAGGCAATGGAACCTATAGCTATATCTGGCAGCAAAGCACCAACCTGACAGAATGGAACAACGCGGGCACTTCATCATCTTTTGATCCGGCGTCACTTACAGTAACAACACATTACAGGAGGATCGTCAACTCAACCGCATGGTGTTCCGACACAAGCAGTCATGTTACAATTGAAGTAATTTCTTCCATTACCCTGAATGATTTTATCACAGAAGATACTTCAATTTGCGAGAATTCGGCTCCCGGACGCATTGTCCTTCCCACACCTGCCGGCGGTGACGGAAACTATTCATACCAGTGGCAATCGGATAACGGAACAACCTGGCAGTCCATTGCACTTACTTCTGATTCGATCAGTTACACACCGGGAATCTTAACCGATACAATATCATACCGCAGAATTGTTTTCTCCGGGAATGATAACGCCTGCATAGATACAAGCAACGCACGCAATATTATTATCAGGCCTTTGATTTCGAACAATGCCGTGACAGGCTCTGCTATACAATATACCTGCTTTAATTCCCCGATACAGCTGAAAGGGTCAGATCCGGCTAATGGATTCGGCCCCGGAACTTACGCTTATGCATGGGAAGCGAGTAATGATAATCTGAACTGGCTGTCAATAAATCCTTCGACTACTAAAGATCTTCAAACTACGGCACTTACTGAAACCAGGTATTTCAGAAGAACAGTTTATTCCGGACAGTTTTACCATGAATGTACGGATGTAAGTGATCCGGTTGAGGTAAGGATAAACCCGCTGCCCGTGGCTAATGTTAAAGCAACCTTTGACACAATTTGTGCAGGCTCGGCACTTTATGTGAAATTTGATGTTGCAGGAAACGGGCCTTTCTCGGTTTCCATCACAGGGGCAGGGCAGACGGTTTCAGGTATTGATATCGCCGGACCGGTGGATTCTCTTGCATTCCATCCTGCGCTGACATCGGAATATGTGATGACTTCAGTTGAAGATGACAGTTCCTGTATGGCCGATGCTTCCGGATTCATACCAGCCAGTCCGGGAACAGTTTATGCAATTCCAGTGGCCAATGCCGGGGAGGATGCTGAAATTTGCAGCAATACAATCAGCCTGTCTGCTGTGAAAACAAATCCAGCCTATCATGGCTTATGGACAGGCACCGGATGTACGTTTACAAATGATACTCTGGCAGGCTCTGTCGTTACAGCGGACAACTATGGGGAAAATACGTTCACCTGGACTGAATCAAACTGGCATTGCTCGACGCAGGATTATGTGAATGTGACCTTCTGGGAGCATCCCCAGGTACCGGATGCAGGACCTGATCAGGATCTTTCGTTTGTATATGAAACACAACTTGCTGCATCCGCGCCTTCGGTAGGTGAGGGAAAATGGAGTATTCTCACTGGATCCGCCATGTTTGACAATGATACAAGACCTGATGCCGCTGTCAGTGACTTATCGGATCAGGCAAAGCTCAAATGGACGGTTACAAACGGCATATGCCCTACAGAATCTGACAGCCTCTTGATCACCGTTTCTCCTCTTAAAATTCCACAGGGTTTCACTCCGAACCACGACGGTAAAAATGATTATTTTGATATCGGAGCCCGTCATGCTGAAAATATTAAAATAAAAGTCTTTAACAGTGCGGGAGTCCTCGTATATGAATCTGATGATTACTGCAGGGTTGATATTTGTGAACCCGGAGATAATACCTGGAGCGGGGAAAACATGAACGGTATTAAACTTCCCCAGGGCACATATTTTTATGTGGTTGAAATTAAAGTCGCCGGTAAAGAGCAGATTTTGCAATACAGGTCATTTGTTGAACTTATGTGGTAA
- a CDS encoding ATP-binding protein, translating into MNTSKYFLLFLFMVVLTVSADLLLDNWHYREGDHRRLQKEMNRKFEELDRVYRKLQDNNWQLDTPIGGNEGISMVAFKDDSLRYWSDNSLSYNRFKNDDFNDRHFDSISNAWYVIKPYITDSIRAYGLILIKTHYPYENDFLHNGFQPDLHLPASTQLLIQPEPRSYSIVDWEGIYLFSVRFSMNELRFATVEHYLIPILILLTLFCLLMLLHHFIEGFHRSRIKNMLILLLPVFFAAIRWIQYRYHLPADLYDLELFSPIPFGQSDFLPSLGEMFINTILILFVVVEFYLTYRISEKIHLGRYLRGVITISLMILFLSGFFIFSHYIISNLILNSTISFEFYKAAGLSIYTLIGLIIMAIYFACILFLANKLLMLCKARCRFKRLILIFLVAGSVMFLAVYLLTGYIPDAGSCLAFVIIFVSLAVMQYRHIPLGNYTAMTFMVILFSAYSVYIIIHFDGRKTMNNMAVLGENLSAQHDGVAEYLLGDINNRLEKDATLTRYLFNSNTTDEQIHNYLLSNYFNGFWGKYSLLYTPCEPMTDLYGTDTLNCYEYFGRIISEGKSMRLSRTNFYFLDSQNGRINYVGWFKYFNPDSTREISLFLELESRLVTETLGFPELLIDKRYQENTIFSEYSYAKYYKNQLLATSGTFHYSLDLNIYKNRPEEFGGYKHYISDLSKDNVVIVSKPTPSFFNQVVSFSYIFIVYYFLVLLFILLRDFSKLGKEIQFNFKNKIQLSITALIFLSLFLVGGGTIYFSIEQYQRKQHDILGEKIQSVYVELDHLLAYFPQRIPPDWKDENYGDLNQLLIKFSDVFYSDINLYDPEGNLLATSRPQIYEQGLMGEKMNPVAYSRMVKGKQAEFIHRENIGRQDYLSAYIPFVSAHNNKLLAFINLPYFTRQNVLRNEITTLVVAIVNVYVLLILVTIGMAAFISDQITRPLRMIQKRFSQIKLGRKNEEIIYNGQDEIAGLVDEYNRMVRELARSVEMLARSERESAWREMAKQVAHEIKNPLTPMKLSVQHLQRSWNDSRENFDEYLQKVTRTLIEQIDNLSFIASEFSNFAKMPKAISEEINIVDSIRSTLTLFTNTENVDFVFEHESGDIPVYADKEQLSRVFINLIKNAIQSIPDNRNGKIGITLVQNRNMVRISITDNGKGIPDELQNKLFTPSFTTKSSGMGLGLSIVKSIIESFGGNITFNTKVNHGTTFTIELPVYRPSVQG; encoded by the coding sequence ATGAATACCAGTAAATATTTTCTGCTGTTTCTTTTTATGGTTGTTCTCACCGTATCGGCGGACCTGTTACTCGACAACTGGCATTACAGGGAAGGCGATCACCGGCGCTTGCAAAAAGAAATGAACCGGAAATTTGAAGAGCTCGACAGAGTTTACCGGAAACTCCAGGATAATAACTGGCAGCTTGATACTCCTATAGGCGGAAATGAAGGCATTTCGATGGTGGCTTTTAAAGACGACAGTCTCAGGTATTGGTCGGATAACTCGCTTTCTTATAACCGGTTCAAAAATGATGATTTCAACGACCGGCATTTTGATTCGATTTCCAACGCTTGGTACGTTATAAAACCCTATATAACCGATTCAATTCGTGCGTATGGACTGATCCTTATCAAAACGCATTACCCTTATGAGAATGATTTTCTGCATAATGGATTTCAGCCTGATCTGCATTTACCCGCTTCAACGCAGCTTCTTATCCAGCCTGAGCCACGGTCGTATTCAATAGTCGATTGGGAAGGCATATACCTGTTTTCAGTGCGATTCAGCATGAATGAACTGCGGTTTGCCACTGTTGAACATTACCTGATTCCTATCCTTATTCTGCTTACCTTGTTCTGCCTTCTGATGTTGCTTCACCATTTTATAGAAGGTTTTCACAGGTCAAGGATAAAAAACATGCTCATCCTGCTGCTTCCTGTTTTTTTTGCAGCCATCCGTTGGATTCAATACCGGTATCATCTTCCGGCCGATTTGTATGATCTGGAACTTTTCTCTCCCATTCCTTTCGGACAATCCGACTTTCTTCCCTCTCTGGGTGAAATGTTTATCAATACAATCCTCATCCTGTTTGTGGTTGTCGAATTCTACCTTACATACCGGATCAGTGAGAAAATACATCTTGGCAGGTATTTAAGGGGTGTGATCACTATCTCTTTAATGATCCTGTTTCTTAGCGGCTTTTTTATCTTCAGCCATTATATCATTTCTAACCTGATCCTGAATTCCACTATAAGCTTTGAATTCTATAAAGCTGCAGGTCTCAGCATTTATACCCTTATTGGCCTTATCATAATGGCCATTTATTTTGCCTGCATTCTTTTCCTTGCCAACAAACTGCTGATGCTATGCAAAGCAAGGTGCCGGTTTAAACGGCTGATACTTATTTTCCTGGTTGCCGGTTCAGTGATGTTTCTTGCCGTATATTTGTTGACAGGGTATATACCAGATGCCGGTTCCTGCCTGGCGTTTGTCATTATTTTTGTGAGTCTTGCCGTGATGCAGTACAGGCATATTCCGTTAGGCAATTACACGGCAATGACGTTCATGGTGATTCTTTTCTCCGCTTATTCGGTGTATATCATCATCCATTTTGACGGTCGCAAAACAATGAACAATATGGCTGTTCTGGGAGAAAATCTTTCAGCACAGCATGACGGTGTGGCTGAGTACCTTCTCGGCGATATCAATAACAGGCTTGAAAAAGATGCAACGCTTACACGTTACCTGTTTAACTCAAACACAACCGACGAACAAATTCACAATTACCTGCTCAGTAATTACTTTAACGGTTTCTGGGGGAAGTACAGCCTGCTCTATACGCCGTGCGAGCCAATGACAGACCTTTACGGAACCGATACACTGAATTGTTATGAATATTTCGGAAGGATCATCAGTGAAGGGAAAAGTATGCGCCTGTCCCGCACGAATTTCTATTTCCTCGACAGCCAGAACGGAAGGATCAACTATGTAGGCTGGTTCAAATACTTCAATCCCGACAGCACCCGGGAAATATCCCTTTTTCTTGAGCTCGAATCGAGGTTGGTTACTGAAACACTGGGTTTCCCTGAACTTCTGATCGATAAACGCTACCAGGAGAACACCATTTTCAGCGAATATTCCTATGCCAAATACTATAAAAACCAGCTCCTGGCCACGTCAGGAACGTTTCATTACAGCCTTGATCTGAATATATACAAAAACAGGCCTGAAGAATTCGGCGGCTATAAGCATTACATAAGTGATCTGAGCAAGGACAACGTGGTTATTGTCAGCAAGCCAACGCCATCCTTTTTCAACCAGGTTGTATCCTTTTCCTATATTTTTATTGTTTATTATTTCCTTGTGCTGCTGTTCATCCTGTTGCGCGATTTTTCAAAGCTTGGAAAGGAAATACAATTCAATTTTAAAAATAAAATTCAGCTTTCAATCACCGCACTTATATTTCTTTCACTGTTCCTCGTGGGAGGAGGAACAATTTATTTCAGCATAGAGCAGTACCAGAGAAAACAGCACGATATCCTTGGCGAAAAAATTCAATCGGTTTATGTTGAACTGGATCATTTGCTTGCCTATTTTCCACAACGGATACCACCTGACTGGAAAGATGAAAATTATGGTGATCTGAACCAGCTTCTGATTAAATTTTCAGATGTTTTTTATTCCGATATCAATCTTTACGATCCTGAGGGGAACCTGCTGGCCACTTCGCGACCCCAGATTTATGAACAGGGCCTGATGGGTGAAAAAATGAATCCTGTTGCCTACAGTCGTATGGTAAAAGGTAAACAGGCTGAATTCATCCACAGGGAAAATATCGGGAGGCAGGATTACCTTTCTGCTTATATACCTTTTGTGAGTGCCCATAATAACAAGCTGCTGGCATTCATTAACCTGCCCTATTTCACACGGCAAAACGTTCTGAGAAATGAAATTACAACACTGGTTGTGGCCATTGTGAATGTTTATGTGCTGCTGATCCTGGTTACTATTGGAATGGCCGCATTTATCTCCGACCAGATAACAAGGCCGTTACGAATGATACAGAAGAGATTCAGCCAGATCAAACTGGGTCGAAAAAACGAAGAAATTATTTATAACGGCCAGGATGAGATCGCCGGGCTGGTGGATGAATATAACCGTATGGTGAGGGAACTGGCACGAAGCGTTGAAATGCTGGCGCGTTCAGAAAGGGAGAGTGCATGGCGTGAAATGGCGAAACAGGTGGCACATGAAATTAAAAACCCTCTTACACCCATGAAGTTGAGCGTTCAGCATCTTCAGCGATCATGGAATGACAGCCGGGAAAATTTTGATGAGTACCTGCAAAAAGTAACCCGGACATTAATCGAGCAAATCGACAATCTTTCATTCATTGCTTCCGAATTCAGCAATTTTGCAAAAATGCCCAAGGCGATCAGTGAAGAAATAAATATTGTAGATTCAATCCGTTCAACACTGACTCTGTTTACCAATACCGAAAATGTGGATTTCGTTTTTGAACATGAAAGCGGTGACATTCCTGTCTATGCTGATAAAGAGCAACTTTCACGAGTATTCATTAATCTAATAAAAAATGCCATCCAGTCGATTCCCGATAACCGGAACGGGAAAATTGGGATCACGCTGGTTCAGAACCGGAATATGGTAAGGATCAGCATAACCGACAATGGTAAGGGCATACCCGATGAGTTGCAGAATAAACTTTTTACTCCAAGTTTTACTACCAAATCAAGCGGAATGGGATTGGGTTTATCAATTGTAAAAAGTATAATTGAATCTTTTGGCGGTAACATTACGTTTAATACAAAAGTTAACCACGGCACCACATTTACAATTGAACTGCCGGTATACCGGCCATCAGTGCAGGGTTAA
- a CDS encoding 23S rRNA (pseudouridine(1915)-N(3))-methyltransferase RlmH, whose translation MKITLISVGNTQDNYIKEGIVLFENRLKHYIGFETICINARIKKQTEIIQKESEGRLILDALEKVDFPVLLDVSGKQTDSAGFARFIQLGMNKGTRNLAFIIGGPYGFSAEVYSRVPERISLSAMTFSHQLIRLIFIEQLYRAFTIIRGEPYHHE comes from the coding sequence ATGAAGATCACTTTGATAAGTGTCGGTAATACCCAGGACAACTATATAAAAGAAGGGATCGTTCTGTTTGAGAACCGGTTAAAACATTATATCGGGTTTGAAACCATCTGCATTAATGCCCGCATAAAAAAACAAACTGAAATTATTCAAAAAGAATCGGAAGGCAGACTGATCCTGGATGCACTTGAGAAGGTTGATTTTCCTGTTCTTTTGGATGTCTCAGGGAAACAGACGGATTCAGCCGGTTTCGCACGTTTTATCCAGCTGGGGATGAATAAAGGCACCCGTAACCTTGCTTTCATCATAGGAGGACCTTACGGATTTTCTGCCGAAGTATACAGCAGGGTTCCGGAAAGAATTTCTCTTTCGGCGATGACATTCTCACATCAGCTCATCAGACTGATCTTTATAGAACAACTTTACAGGGCGTTCACTATTATCCGGGGTGAACCCTATCATCACGAATAA
- a CDS encoding DUF4783 domain-containing protein: MLKSNSFKHSLITIFFLFAAFVAYGAPGDIPPAVLDALKTGNSVQLSKYFNTSIELAIPGKEDIYSNKQAELIIRDFFAKHVPSNFSVLHKGGKEGSQYAIGNLTTSAGNFRVTILIKLKDGSPFIHQLRFEEENAD; encoded by the coding sequence ATGCTGAAATCCAATAGTTTCAAACATTCGTTAATCACAATATTCTTTCTGTTTGCTGCATTCGTGGCTTACGGGGCACCGGGTGACATTCCGCCGGCTGTACTTGATGCGTTGAAAACCGGCAATTCAGTGCAGCTGTCGAAATACTTTAATACAAGTATTGAACTGGCCATCCCGGGTAAGGAGGACATTTACAGCAATAAGCAGGCAGAACTTATAATCAGGGATTTCTTTGCAAAACATGTGCCATCGAATTTCTCAGTTCTGCATAAAGGGGGCAAGGAGGGATCACAATACGCCATCGGAAACCTGACCACATCGGCGGGTAATTTCAGGGTTACCATATTAATAAAACTTAAGGATGGCAGCCCTTTCATTCATCAATTGCGATTTGAAGAGGAAAATGCAGATTAA